DNA sequence from the Arthrobacter sp. V1I9 genome:
GCTGGACCTGGTGGACGGGGCAGCGCGGGTCTACGACCCGATCGTGATGGGCGAACACGGCGAGGACCAGTACGGGGTGTTCCTCAAGGACTACAGGCCAAGCCCCTGGTAGTGGCACCGGAGGCGGCGTTGCCAGGGCAGCCCCGGAGTATGCCGGACTAAACGCCGGAGGCGTCCGCAGATGCGGACGCCTCCAAGTGAAACAGCTGCCGGTCAGGCCGGGCGCTATCAGGCGAGCTGGGTGATCTCCACGCTGACGTTCAGTGCGGACCCGCCGCCACCGGACAGGATGCCCTTGAGCGGGGACACGTCGCGGTAGTCCCTCCCCCTGGCCACGGTTACGTGGAAGTCACCGGCAGGCTTGTGGTTGGTGGGATCCCAGCTCCGCCAGTCGCCGTCCCAGAACTCCAGCCAGGCGTGCGACTGCCCGGCCACGGTTTCGCCGATGCCTGCGCTCGCCCGCGGGTGCAGGTACCCCGAGACGTATCGGGCCGGTATACCGCAGCTCCGCAGGGCTCCGATGGCGAGGTGGGCGAGGTCCTGGCAAACTCCCTGGCGCTGGCCCCAGGCCTCCTCGGCATTGGTGGTGACGGCGGTGGAGCCGGACATGTACGTCATCTCGCCGCGCATCCATGCGAAGACGGCCATGGCGGCGTCGTGCGGGTTTTTGTCCGCTACCACGCCGGGGATGATGCCCAGGACCTCGTCCCCGGGACCGCTCAGCCTGGACTGGGGAAGCCAGTCGCTGAACGTATTGAGGGTCTCGGGTGCGGCAAGGACGTCCCAGCCCACAATGTCCGCCTCGGAGGGGATCTTTTCGGCGCGGTGCACTTCCACCGTGATGTTGGAGACCACTTCGAGGTGCTCATGCGGCATCTGCATGTCGAAGGCCGTGACCCTGGTCCCCCAGTAGTCCCGGTAGGTGCTCACCGCGGCCTGCGACGGCGAAACCTTGACCACCGATTCCAGCACCACCTGCTGGGAATCCGTCAGGGGCGTCATCCGGGCCTCGTTGTAGGACAGGGTGACCCGCTTGTTGTACTTGTAGGCCGTCTTGTGAACGATGCTTAGCCGGGTCATGAAACTTCTCCCACCCAGGCCAGTTCGTCCGCCTGATTGAAGTACTTACGGGAAATGGCGTCCGAGGCCTGGGACACTGCCTTCTGCACGCGTTCCATGTGTTCGGGGAGCTCGGACATGAGGTCGTCCGTGCGGTGGAACTCGAGGAACGTGCGCGCCTGCCCCACAATCCGGCGGGCGTCGTTGATGAAGCCCACACGCTGCGCGGAGGGATCCAGTTTGGCAAGGCACTCGTCGGCATCCCGCAGCGCATACACAATGGACCGCGGGAACAGCCGGTCCAGCAGCAGGAATTCGGCAGCGTGCTGGTCGCCGAAGGCGGCCCGGCGCGTGCGCAGGAAGGACTCGTACGCCCCGGCGCAGCGGAGCATGTTGACCCAGGACATGCCTGCGGACAGGACATCGCGGGTGGACAGCATGCGGGCGGTCATGTCGGCCCGCTCCAGGGAGCGTCCCAACACCAGGAACAGCCAGCTTTCATCATGGCTCACCGTGGTGTCCGCCAGGCCGCTCACCATGGCTGTGCGTTCCAGCGTCCAGTTGCAGAACCGGTAGGTGCCCACCACGTCCTTGCGGTGCTGGCTCAACCCGTAGTACGTGGTGTTGAGGCTCTCCCACAAACCGGAGGAAACCGTTTCGCGGGCGCGGCGGGCGTTCTCGCGTGCCGCTCCCAGGGACCCGGCAATCGAGGTGGCGCTGGTCTTGTCGTACGCCAGGGCATGGAGTAGTTCAGGCAGCCCGAAGTCCTCGCTCTGCGGGCGGGCGCCCATAACGGCCAGAAGCTCCTGCGCCACGCTTTTCCGCTCGTCCATGGGCAGGTGGTTCAGCCGCTCCAGGTGCACATCGAGGATGCGCGCCGTGCCGTCGGCACGCTCCACATAACGGCCAATCCAGAAAAGGGACTCGGCAATACGGCTAAGCATTCGCGGCTACCTCCTGCGGGCCCGACACGGGAAAAGACAATCGATGGATCACGGCCCGGTTCACTGCTGCTGCTCCGACTGGCGGTCGCGCCAGTTGCTTTCAACCGGCCACACGGACACGCGTTCTCGCACCGAAATGGACGGCCGGGGCAGGGTCTCCACCGGCACCTGGGGCGAATCGGCAAGGACCCAGGTGTCCTTGGACCCGCCGCCCTGGCTGGAGTTCACAATCAGCGAGCCTTCCTTCAGTGCCACGCGGGTAAGGCCGCCGGGCAGCACCCAGACGTTGTCGCCGTCGTTCACTGCGAAAGGCCGCAGGTCCACGTGGCGGGGGCCGAACTTGTCGCCGCCCAGCGTGGGGACGGTGGAGAGCTGCAGTACCGGCTGCGCGATCCAGCCGCGGGGGTCTGCGATGACCCGCTGGCGGAGGGCGTCCAACTCGTCCTTGGAGGCGTCGGGGCCGATGACCAGGCCCTTGCCGCCAGAGCCGTCCACAGGCTTGACCACGAGTTCTGACAGGTTGTCCAGAGTGTACTCGCGGGCTTCCTTCTCCTCCAGGCGGAAGGTGTCCACGTTCGCGATGATGGGTTCCTCGTTGAGGTAGTAGCGGATGAGGTCCGGGACGTAACTGTAGACCAGTTTGTCATCCGCGACGCCGTTGCCCACTGCGTTCGCGATGGTCACCCCGCCTGCCCGGGCAGCGTTGACGAGCCCGGGGCACCCGAGCATGGAGTCGGCCCGGAACTGCAGCGGGTCCAGGAAGTCGTCGTCGATCCGCTTGTAGATGACGTCCACGCGCTGCTCACCGGCGGTGGTGCGCATGTAGACGCGGTTTCCACGGCAGATGAGGTCGCGGCCTTCCACCAGTTCCACGCCCATCAGGCCGGCGAGCAGGGTGTGCTCGAAGTAGGCGCTGTTGAACACACCGGGGGTCAGGACGACGACGGTGGGATCGTCCACGCCCGCGGGTGCGGTTTTGCGCAGGGCCGAGAGGAGCCGGCGGGGGTATTCCTCAACCGGGCGGATGAGCTGCTGGCCGAAGGCTTCGGGCAGGCCCTTCGCCATGGCACGCCGGTTTTCCAGGACGTAGCTGACCCCGGAAGGGACGCGCACGTTGTCCTCGAGGACCCTGAAGGTTCCGGCCGCATCACGGACGACGTCGATGCCGGAGATGTGCACCCGCACGCCGCCGGCCGGTTCGAAGCCGTGGACCTGACGGTGGAAATGTGCACTGGTGGTCACCAGTTGCCGGGGTATCACGCCGTCGGACACCACGTTCATCTTGTCGTACACGTCGTTGAGGAAGGCCTCAAGCGCGTGCACGCGCTGGGCGACGCCGCGTTCCAGCACATCCCATTCCGCCGCGGGAATGACCCGGGGAACGATATCGAGCGGGAAGGGACGCTCCTCGCCGGCAAAGTCGAAGGTGACACCGCGGTCCAGGAAGGTGCGCGCCATGGAATCGGCACGGGCACTGACATCGGCAAGGGAGAGCTTACGAAGGGCGTCGGCCACCTGCCCATAAGAGTCACGGGCCTGTTGCCCGGGGGCAAACATCTCGTCGTAGGCTCCGGTGCGGCCGGCGGCCACGGAGTAATCCTGGAATAGGTCTGACATGTCCAATAGCCAACCATCTTTTTGTTTCGAATTCATTACTGCCATCCATTCTGGCGTGTTGGCGGACGTGGTCCGGTTCGTGCATCCCGTGTCTTTTCCGGCACAGTAGGTGAGTGCCAGTCCGCAGAAGCCTCCCCGCCCCCGGCCCGGGCATCCCCGGAGGCGCCGACCGGCTGCTTCCGGGCCTGGCTACGGCAGCCGTGGCACTGGCCGCCGCCTTCCTGATCCACGGGCTCGTTCCAGCCCTCCCGGCCATGACCCTGGCCGTGGTCCTGGGCGTCCTGGCTGCCAACCTGCCGGCGACGGGCGTCTGGACTGCCGGCAGGGCACGCCCGGGGCTGGACTTCGCCGGAAAGCACCTGATGCGCGGCGGGATTGTCCTGCTGGGCCTGAAGGTGAGCGTTATGGACGTACTGGGACTGGGCTGGCTTGCCCTGTTACTGATCGCGGCGGTGGTGGCCGCGGGCTTTGGCGGAACCTACCTGATCTCCCGGCTGTTCCGGCTTCCGCCGGTGACGTCGCTGCTGGTGGCAACGGGGTTTTCAATCTGCGGCGCTTCCGCCATCGGCGCCATGGCAGCCGTCCGCCGCATCCGGCACGTGGACACCGTCCTGCCGGTGGCGCTGGTGACGCTCTGCGGAACCCTCGCGATCGGTGTCATGCCGCTGCTGGTCCATCCCCTGCAGCTCAGCGCGCCGGTTTTCGGTGCCTGGATTGGCGCCTCAGTGCACGACGTCGGCCAGGTGGTGGCCACGGCGCAAACCGCCGGGACTGCGGCACTCGGCATCGCCGTCGTCGTCAAGCTCACCCGCGTGCTGCTGCTCGCACCCGTGGCGGCCATCGCGGGAGCGCACCAGCGCCTGACTGCGAAACCCGGCCCGGGGGCGGATGGCAATGCGAAGCTTCCGCCGGTGGTGCCCCTGTTTGTCCTGGGCTTCGTCGCCATGGTGGGTCTCCGCTCCGCCAGTTGGCTCCCGGGAGGATGGCTGGAGGCGGGGGCGGCGGTTCAAGACATCCTGCTGGGCGCCGCGCTGTTCGGTTTGGGCTCAGCCGTGCGGATCCGCCTACTGCTGCACACCGGTGGCCGTGCGCTCCTGGCGGCCCTGGTGTCCTGGCTCCTTATTGCCCTCCTGGGACTTGCGGCCGCCCTGCTGATCGCCGCGTGATTTTGACCACCCGGCGCGTGCTTAGATAGCTGGGTGTTAAATGAGAATCTGCAGCGCAACGAAGCCGCCGAACGTTCAGCCCTGATCAGCACCACCAGCTACGACGTAACGCTGGACGTGCGCCGGGCGGCCGACCCGGACGTTGCAGGCTATCCAAGCCGCAGCATCATCAACTTCACCGCCGAGCCAGGCGCCTCGACGTTCCTGGATTTCATCGGCGAGGTCCACAGCGTGCTCCTTAACGGCCAGGAACTCCGCGTGGAGCACGCGGTGGGCGGCGCCCGCATCAAGTTGGACAACCTGCAGGCCGAGAACCAGGTGACCGTCACCGGTACCGCCTTGTACAGCCGCACGGGCGAAGGCATGCACCGCTTCGTGGATCCCGCCGACGGCCAGTGCTACCTCTACACACAGTACGAGCCGGCGGATGCCCGCCGGGTCTTCGCGAACTTCGAACAGCCCGACCTCAAAGCCGCCTTTACCTTCCATGTGACGGCACCCGCCGAATGGCACGTGGCCTCCAACGGTGCGGAAGTGAACCGCACGCTCCTCTCCAACGACCGGGCCGCGGCACGCTGGGACTTCGCCAGCACCGAACCCATGTCCACCTACGTCACCACCGTGCTGGCCGGCCCCTACTTCAAGGCAGAAGACCGCTGGCAGGCAACGCTCGACGACGGCACGCCCCTCGACGTGCCGCTCGCCCTGTACTGCCGTGCGTCGATGGCTGACTCTTTCGACACCGGTGCGCTCTTCCGCCTCACCAAGAACGGCCTGGACTTCTTCAACCGGCTCTTCGACTACCCCTACCCCTGGGGCAAGTATGACCAGGCCTTCGTTCCCGAATACAATCTGGGCGCCATGGAGAACCCCGGCCTGGTGACGTTCACCGAGAACTACGTCTTCACCTCACGTGCCACCGACGCCCAATACCAGGGCCGCGCCAACACCCTCATGCACGAGATGGCGCACATGTGGTTCGGGGACCTGGTGACCATGCAGTGGTGGGATGACCTATGGCTCAAGGAATCGTTCGCGGACTACATGGGCACATTGGGCGTTGACCAGGCTACCGATTGGGACACCGCCTGGGTCAACTTCGCCAACAAGCGCAAGGCCTGGGCCTACGTCCAGGACCAGCTGCCCACCACGCACCCGATTGTGGCGGACATCCCCGACCTTGAGGCCGCAAAGCAGAACTTCGACGGCATCACCTACGCCAAGGGCGCTTCGGTGCTGAAGCAGCTGGTGGCCTACGTGGGCTTCGAATCGTTTATCGCCGGCTCCCGCGGGTACTTCCGCAAGCACGCCTACGGAAACACCTCCCTGGCCGATCTGCTTGCGGCCCTCACCGCCTCCTCCGGGCGGGACCTGGCCGGGTGGGCGCAGCAGTGGCTGCAAACCTCGGGCATCTCCACGCTGTCCCTGGACATCGCTGCGGATGCGGCAGCCGACGACGGCGTGCTGGGCCGGGTGGCAATCGTCCAGAAGGCAATGGACCCGGTCACCGGACGGGAAGAACTCCGTCCCCACCGGCTGCGCGTGGGTTCCTATGATTTTGATGCCGACGGCGCTTTGGTGCGGACCGGAAGCATCGAGACCGACGTTGTGGGTGCACGGACAGAGCTTGCAGAGCTGACGGGGCAGCCGCGGCCCGCGCTCCTGCTCGTGAATGACGACGACCTTACCTACGCCAAAGTCCGGCTCGACCCGGAGTCCGAGGCCACCGTCCTGGCCTCGTTGGACAGGATCACGGACCCCATGGCCCGTGTCCTGTGCTGGACGGCGCTCTGGAACTCGGTCCGGGACGGTGAAAGCGCGGCTGCGCGGTACGTTGACGCGGTGGCCACCTTCGCTCCAGCGGAAACTGGCATCGGCGTCCTGTTGAACATCCTCGACAACGCAAGAACCGCCGTCGAACGCTACACGTCTGCAGACGACCGGAAAGCCGTGCGGGCCTCCTTCCTGGCGACCGCTGCTGCAGAACTGGACCGCGCCCAGCCGGGCTCGGACCAGCAGTTGGCGTGGGCTCGGACGCTTGCCACCCTCAGCAGGCACGATGACGGGATGCTGCACCGGCTGAGTGGCCTGTTGGACGGAACATCCCCGGTATCGGGCCTGGCAGTGGACGCCGAGCTGCGCTGGCAGCTTTGGCACGCCCTGGCGGCGAACGGGCAGGCAACGGTCGCCGAGCTCGACGCCGAGCTGGCCCGCGACACCACAGCCTCGGGACGCGCCGGGCACACTACAGCGCTCGCCGCCCGGCCCGATCCGGAGGTTAAGGCAGCGGCATGGAAAGCGGCCGTGCAGGGGAACGACCTGTCCAACCAGCTGCTGACCGCCACGATCAACGGCTTCATCACCGCCCCGGAAGAACTGCTTGAACCTTACGCGGAGCCGTACTTTGAGTGCCTTCGCGCAGTCTGGAACGGGCGCAGCATCGAGATCTCGAGCCGGATCGTGCGCGGCCTCTACCCACTCGCGCAGGACCTGGCCGAGGGGGCGGAACCGGCAGACCATCCGGTTATCCTGCGGACCGACGAATGGCTGGCCGAGAACGCCGAGGCACCCCGCGCCCTGCGCCGGATTGTCATCGAGCAACGCAGCCACCTGCTGCGGGCGCTGACGGCGCAGGCGGCCGTCCTCAAAACCCCGTCCGCTGCTCCGTAACCGCCCTTGTGGCCGCTCATAAGGGCACCTGCGGAGCAATCGATGGGATAAGTCCCGGATTCTCCGGGTCTGGTCAGGGGACCCGGTGAAGCCATTCCTCCGTGCCGAACTTGGTTGCCACACGCTCGCGGGCGGTGGCCAGTTCCGTCCCGGTCAGCTCAGACGGCGTGGCGCCATACCGCTCGCGAAAGACTTCCATCATGGCCGCAATAATCTCGGCGCGCGCCAGGCCAGTCTGCCGGCGGAGGGGGTCCACCCGCTTCTTTGCACTGCGGGTGCCTTTGTCCGAGAGCTTTTCCTTGCCGATGCGGAGTACCTCCACCATCTTGTCGGCGTCGATGTCGTAGCTCATGGTGACGTGGTGCAGCATGCCGCCGTTGGCGAGGCGCTTCTGGGCCGCGCCGCCGATCTTGCCCTGGTCCGTGGCGATATCGTTCAGCGGGATGTAAAAGGCCGTGATGCCCAGTTTTTCCAGCGCTGCCATGACCCACGCGTCGAGGAAGGGGTAGGAGTCGGCGAAGCTGAGCCCGTCCACCAGGGTCTGCGGCAGGTACAGCGAGTAGGTGATGCAGTTGCCCGCCTCCATGAACATCGCTCCCCCGCCGCTGATTCGGCGGACCACGTTGATGCCATGCTTCGCCACGCCGGTGGGGTCCACCTCGTTGCGGTAGGACTGGAAGCTGCCGATCACTGTTGACGGTTCCTGCCAGTCCCAAAAACGAAGCGTGGGGTTGCGTCGGCCGGCGCCCACCTCCTCTGTGAGGACCTCGTCGAGGGCTACGTTGACTTCGGTGGGCAGGACCGTGGGCGGAATAAGGTTCCAGTGGTGGTCCGCCCAGGACGTGGCTTTGGCCAGCGCCCGGCGGACCGCGATGGCCACGGCGTCGGCCGAAAATCCGAACAGGGCTGCGCCTTCCGGCAGCGACGCAGTGACGACGGCGGAAAGCTCGGACGCCGTCGTCGTGTCCGGCAATCCTGTGAGCCCCCGGTTGATGTCCAGGAGCGCCTCGTCGGGCTCCAGGAAGAAGTCCCCACTGACGGAGACATCGGCGAGCCGGCCGTGCACCACGTCCAGGTCCACCACCACGAGTTTGCCGCCGGGTACTTTGTACTCGCCGTGCCGGCGGGCGGCGGAATCAGCAGCTGGGACGGGCGTGGCAGTCATAAGTCCCATCCTGCCCCAGAAAGGCCGGGCCCCTGAAACGCGGCCTGCCGTTAACGCGGAAAAGCCCGCGCCGTTGCCGGTGCGGGCTTTCGCTTGAAGCTTGGGGGAAGTGAGTTACTTCTTGCCGCCGAAGCCCTTGAAGCGAGCGTTGAAGCGCTCGACGCGGCCTGCGGCGTCCATGATGCGCTGCTTGCCCGTGTAGAACGGGTGGGACTCTGAGGAGATTTCGACGTCGATAACCGGGTAGGTGTTGCCGTCTTCCCACTCGATGGTCTTCTTGGAAGACACGGTGGACTTGGTCAGGAACTTCGTGCCGGAGGCCAAGTCGTTGAAAACAACAGCTTCGTACTTCGGGTGGGTATCAGACTTCATAATGGGACCTTTGTTCGCACAACTGGATTTTGCCAGCTGCCAGGTATGAATGGGATGGCCGCTTCCGTGCCAAAAGACGCAGGGCAGCCAGCTATTAATACTAGCCGAAACCCGGGGTGCCCGCGAACCGCCTGCCGGGCCCAGCCGCCGTGCAAGGGGTGCGAGTGCGAGTAAGCAGGTAGTTACGGGGGGTGCGGGTGCGAGTAAGTAGGTACTTACGGGGCTTGGATACAGGTACTCGAAGTGGTTGCGGTGGGTTACGAACCCTGTCTACTGTCGAACCACAGGTTAGAAGCCTCAACTGTCTCGGAGTATCCGCGGTGGGGAAGCCAGGTATTCGCTGCTGGGGGAAATAGCGGCGGCCGCAGTGTTCCGTTCGTGCCGCTCTGCGCGGCTTTCTTGAAAAGTGAACCGGTCCGGACGCAGATGTCCGCCACCAATCACACACCAGCTGGCAGGAACTTTCCCCAACCCTGACCAAGCTTATGGCAGGGACGAGGGAGAACATGCCGATTATCAAGGATCCATACCTGTTCAACGAGCAGAGCCTGTTCATTGACCTGGAAGGGGTACTGGGCCGCCGCCTTTATTTGAAGATCGAGGGGTTCAATTTCGCGGGCTCAATCAAGCTCAAGCCCGCGCGGGAAATGGTGGAGCGCGCAGAGCGGGAGGGGCTGATCGGCCCAGGCTCCGTTCTCGTGGAGTCATCCTCGGGCAACCTCGGCGTCGCGCTCAGCATGATCTCCGCCAGCAAGGGATACCGCTTCGTGTGTGTGATCGATCCGCGCTGCAACCCGGCAACCCGGCAACTCATGGAGTCGCTCGGGGCACGGGTGGACCTGGTCACCGAACCGGACCCCGTCGACGGCTTCCTCGGAGCCCGGCTGAACCACGTGCGGGAGCTGTGCGCGTCCGACGAACAGTACGTCTGGCTCAACCAGTACACCAATCCCGGCAACTGGGGAGCGCACTACCGCTGGACTGCCCCCGAGATTTCCAATCAGTTCCCCGAACTGGACGTGCTGTTCGTGGGTGCCGGGACAACGGGGACCTTGATGGGTTGCGCGCGGTACTTCCGTGAGCACCGGCCCGATGTCCGCATTGTTGCGG
Encoded proteins:
- a CDS encoding transglutaminase family protein produces the protein MTRLSIVHKTAYKYNKRVTLSYNEARMTPLTDSQQVVLESVVKVSPSQAAVSTYRDYWGTRVTAFDMQMPHEHLEVVSNITVEVHRAEKIPSEADIVGWDVLAAPETLNTFSDWLPQSRLSGPGDEVLGIIPGVVADKNPHDAAMAVFAWMRGEMTYMSGSTAVTTNAEEAWGQRQGVCQDLAHLAIGALRSCGIPARYVSGYLHPRASAGIGETVAGQSHAWLEFWDGDWRSWDPTNHKPAGDFHVTVARGRDYRDVSPLKGILSGGGGSALNVSVEITQLA
- a CDS encoding alpha-E domain-containing protein, which gives rise to MLSRIAESLFWIGRYVERADGTARILDVHLERLNHLPMDERKSVAQELLAVMGARPQSEDFGLPELLHALAYDKTSATSIAGSLGAARENARRARETVSSGLWESLNTTYYGLSQHRKDVVGTYRFCNWTLERTAMVSGLADTTVSHDESWLFLVLGRSLERADMTARMLSTRDVLSAGMSWVNMLRCAGAYESFLRTRRAAFGDQHAAEFLLLDRLFPRSIVYALRDADECLAKLDPSAQRVGFINDARRIVGQARTFLEFHRTDDLMSELPEHMERVQKAVSQASDAISRKYFNQADELAWVGEVS
- a CDS encoding circularly permuted type 2 ATP-grasp protein, whose product is MSDLFQDYSVAAGRTGAYDEMFAPGQQARDSYGQVADALRKLSLADVSARADSMARTFLDRGVTFDFAGEERPFPLDIVPRVIPAAEWDVLERGVAQRVHALEAFLNDVYDKMNVVSDGVIPRQLVTTSAHFHRQVHGFEPAGGVRVHISGIDVVRDAAGTFRVLEDNVRVPSGVSYVLENRRAMAKGLPEAFGQQLIRPVEEYPRRLLSALRKTAPAGVDDPTVVVLTPGVFNSAYFEHTLLAGLMGVELVEGRDLICRGNRVYMRTTAGEQRVDVIYKRIDDDFLDPLQFRADSMLGCPGLVNAARAGGVTIANAVGNGVADDKLVYSYVPDLIRYYLNEEPIIANVDTFRLEEKEAREYTLDNLSELVVKPVDGSGGKGLVIGPDASKDELDALRQRVIADPRGWIAQPVLQLSTVPTLGGDKFGPRHVDLRPFAVNDGDNVWVLPGGLTRVALKEGSLIVNSSQGGGSKDTWVLADSPQVPVETLPRPSISVRERVSVWPVESNWRDRQSEQQQ
- a CDS encoding YeiH family protein, with the translated sequence MPVRRSLPAPGPGIPGGADRLLPGLATAAVALAAAFLIHGLVPALPAMTLAVVLGVLAANLPATGVWTAGRARPGLDFAGKHLMRGGIVLLGLKVSVMDVLGLGWLALLLIAAVVAAGFGGTYLISRLFRLPPVTSLLVATGFSICGASAIGAMAAVRRIRHVDTVLPVALVTLCGTLAIGVMPLLVHPLQLSAPVFGAWIGASVHDVGQVVATAQTAGTAALGIAVVVKLTRVLLLAPVAAIAGAHQRLTAKPGPGADGNAKLPPVVPLFVLGFVAMVGLRSASWLPGGWLEAGAAVQDILLGAALFGLGSAVRIRLLLHTGGRALLAALVSWLLIALLGLAAALLIAA
- the pepN gene encoding aminopeptidase N, yielding MLNENLQRNEAAERSALISTTSYDVTLDVRRAADPDVAGYPSRSIINFTAEPGASTFLDFIGEVHSVLLNGQELRVEHAVGGARIKLDNLQAENQVTVTGTALYSRTGEGMHRFVDPADGQCYLYTQYEPADARRVFANFEQPDLKAAFTFHVTAPAEWHVASNGAEVNRTLLSNDRAAARWDFASTEPMSTYVTTVLAGPYFKAEDRWQATLDDGTPLDVPLALYCRASMADSFDTGALFRLTKNGLDFFNRLFDYPYPWGKYDQAFVPEYNLGAMENPGLVTFTENYVFTSRATDAQYQGRANTLMHEMAHMWFGDLVTMQWWDDLWLKESFADYMGTLGVDQATDWDTAWVNFANKRKAWAYVQDQLPTTHPIVADIPDLEAAKQNFDGITYAKGASVLKQLVAYVGFESFIAGSRGYFRKHAYGNTSLADLLAALTASSGRDLAGWAQQWLQTSGISTLSLDIAADAAADDGVLGRVAIVQKAMDPVTGREELRPHRLRVGSYDFDADGALVRTGSIETDVVGARTELAELTGQPRPALLLVNDDDLTYAKVRLDPESEATVLASLDRITDPMARVLCWTALWNSVRDGESAAARYVDAVATFAPAETGIGVLLNILDNARTAVERYTSADDRKAVRASFLATAAAELDRAQPGSDQQLAWARTLATLSRHDDGMLHRLSGLLDGTSPVSGLAVDAELRWQLWHALAANGQATVAELDAELARDTTASGRAGHTTALAARPDPEVKAAAWKAAVQGNDLSNQLLTATINGFITAPEELLEPYAEPYFECLRAVWNGRSIEISSRIVRGLYPLAQDLAEGAEPADHPVILRTDEWLAENAEAPRALRRIVIEQRSHLLRALTAQAAVLKTPSAAP
- a CDS encoding biotin/lipoate A/B protein ligase family protein, producing the protein MTATPVPAADSAARRHGEYKVPGGKLVVVDLDVVHGRLADVSVSGDFFLEPDEALLDINRGLTGLPDTTTASELSAVVTASLPEGAALFGFSADAVAIAVRRALAKATSWADHHWNLIPPTVLPTEVNVALDEVLTEEVGAGRRNPTLRFWDWQEPSTVIGSFQSYRNEVDPTGVAKHGINVVRRISGGGAMFMEAGNCITYSLYLPQTLVDGLSFADSYPFLDAWVMAALEKLGITAFYIPLNDIATDQGKIGGAAQKRLANGGMLHHVTMSYDIDADKMVEVLRIGKEKLSDKGTRSAKKRVDPLRRQTGLARAEIIAAMMEVFRERYGATPSELTGTELATARERVATKFGTEEWLHRVP
- a CDS encoding type B 50S ribosomal protein L31; amino-acid sequence: MKSDTHPKYEAVVFNDLASGTKFLTKSTVSSKKTIEWEDGNTYPVIDVEISSESHPFYTGKQRIMDAAGRVERFNARFKGFGGKK
- the sbnA gene encoding 2,3-diaminopropionate biosynthesis protein SbnA, with protein sequence MPIIKDPYLFNEQSLFIDLEGVLGRRLYLKIEGFNFAGSIKLKPAREMVERAEREGLIGPGSVLVESSSGNLGVALSMISASKGYRFVCVIDPRCNPATRQLMESLGARVDLVTEPDPVDGFLGARLNHVRELCASDEQYVWLNQYTNPGNWGAHYRWTAPEISNQFPELDVLFVGAGTTGTLMGCARYFREHRPDVRIVAVDAAGSVSFGGLPATRLIPGLGMSVRPPQLDESLIDDVVMVEELDTVRACHRLTAAGFMLGGSTGTVVHGAMSWLADHDAQDLMAVAISPDMGRPYLDTVYNPDWVHDHFGAETLRTDDRTGAPGRQSGPLSEPQHPTPVPAAAYAATAAAGNFLR